Proteins co-encoded in one Opitutus terrae PB90-1 genomic window:
- a CDS encoding histidine triad nucleotide-binding protein, whose protein sequence is MAKTLFQKIIDREIPAKIEYEDDQCVVLHDIEPQAPVHLLIVPKKPIPRVAEAAAADEPLLGHLLTVAGTVAKKLNLAHGFRLVINNGPHACESVPHLHVHMLAQRQMTWPPG, encoded by the coding sequence ATGGCCAAGACTCTCTTCCAGAAAATCATCGACCGGGAGATTCCGGCGAAAATCGAATACGAAGATGATCAGTGCGTGGTGCTGCACGACATCGAGCCGCAAGCCCCGGTGCATCTGCTGATCGTGCCGAAGAAGCCGATTCCGCGCGTCGCGGAGGCAGCCGCAGCCGACGAGCCGCTGCTCGGACACCTGCTGACAGTCGCCGGCACCGTGGCGAAGAAGCTCAATCTCGCGCACGGTTTTCGGCTGGTGATCAACAACGGTCCGCACGCCTGCGAATCAGTGCCGCACCTGCACGTGCACATGCTCGCGCAGCGGCAAATGACCTGGCCGCCAGGCTGA
- the dprA gene encoding DNA-processing protein DprA, with amino-acid sequence MNPSELTERQALLVLNALPNIGPVTLNRLLAELGGDPRAALAASAKRMEAVRGVGPVISATLTNWREHFDLAREEERMAKSGADFITTGDAGYPKLLKEIHDPPIGLYRKGRYGFEQPCIAIVGSRRTTLYGQATAKKLGAELARLGFCVVSGLARGIDTAAHEGALSVGGKTAAVVGCGIDIIYPPENLALYRQIEATGAVLSEFPFGRRADRQSFPMRNRVVAGMCEAVIVVETDVNGGAMITARFAGEYGRLIFAVPGRIDQPTSAGCHQLIRDGATLLTSVDDVLNELSYLGGLRPAAIPPKEGSADPESALGVTPSTALTPEEAAIWECFRGGAMLTPDAIIAQTRLGSPQVSAALMMLELKRLIAKRSDGAFEARG; translated from the coding sequence ATGAACCCCTCCGAGCTGACCGAACGCCAGGCTTTGCTGGTGCTCAACGCGCTGCCGAACATCGGACCGGTGACGCTCAACCGTCTGCTCGCGGAACTCGGCGGCGATCCGCGCGCGGCACTCGCCGCGTCGGCGAAGCGGATGGAAGCCGTGCGCGGCGTCGGCCCGGTGATCAGTGCGACGTTGACGAACTGGCGTGAGCACTTCGACCTCGCGCGGGAAGAGGAGCGGATGGCGAAGAGCGGCGCGGATTTCATCACGACCGGCGATGCGGGCTACCCGAAGCTGCTGAAGGAAATTCACGACCCGCCGATCGGGCTCTATCGCAAAGGGCGATATGGGTTCGAGCAGCCCTGCATCGCCATCGTGGGCTCGCGGCGTACGACCCTCTATGGTCAAGCGACGGCGAAGAAGCTCGGTGCGGAACTGGCGCGACTGGGCTTCTGCGTCGTCAGCGGACTGGCGCGCGGCATTGACACCGCGGCGCACGAAGGCGCGCTTTCGGTCGGAGGCAAAACGGCGGCCGTCGTGGGCTGCGGCATCGACATCATTTACCCACCCGAAAACCTCGCGCTGTATCGGCAGATCGAGGCGACTGGCGCGGTGCTCTCCGAGTTTCCGTTCGGCCGGCGCGCGGACCGGCAGAGTTTTCCGATGCGCAACCGCGTCGTGGCCGGGATGTGCGAAGCCGTGATCGTCGTGGAAACCGACGTCAACGGCGGCGCCATGATCACCGCACGGTTCGCCGGCGAATACGGTCGGCTGATTTTCGCGGTGCCAGGACGGATCGATCAGCCCACGAGCGCCGGTTGTCATCAGCTCATCCGCGACGGCGCGACGCTGCTCACCAGCGTGGACGATGTCCTCAACGAGCTGAGCTATCTGGGCGGGCTGCGACCGGCGGCGATCCCGCCGAAGGAAGGATCGGCGGATCCGGAAAGCGCATTGGGGGTAACGCCCTCCACCGCGTTGACACCGGAAGAGGCGGCGATCTGGGAATGTTTCCGCGGCGGCGCGATGCTCACGCCGGATGCGATCATTGCGCAAACCCGGCTTGGCTCACCGCAGGTCTCGGCGGCGCTGATGATGCTCGAATTGAAGCGCCTGATCGCGAAGCGCAGCGACGGTGCGTTCGAAGCACGCGGATAG
- a CDS encoding NAD(P)H-hydrate dehydratase, whose translation MIAGTHPILTCAAARELEAKLFGADEVKEWAAMQQAGAAIAEAVLRDFAEIGGFPPDGRILVLAGKGHNGGDALIASRQIIERFPSATVEVEFAFGQRALRPLAARAWRELLQTAPERVRGSAAALGRSAELPPSFAAADYDLCLDGVFGFQFRPPCDPRTAALLEQVNALPIPLRAAVDLPSAGIFRADFTYATGSVKAPIVDDLNAGRIRYLDLGFFSPVAGVVDPGPAILRVLTPAMLAPLAALRPARCDKRSYGHLFVLGGSRSYPGAVMMAVEAALRSGAGLVTAFVPETLAAAFAARLPEAIWVGWPETPDGSLALEGLHLLRERLSRADALVVGPGIGREAETLALVGEIVRLGDKPVLLDADALQPDIVRAAKSPLVVTPHAGEFARIAPNASLEDFVRTSRATVVLKGPVTRIGTTDGDAAVIYHSFAGGPVLARGGSGDLLAGMIGAQLAQSPTDPALAAARGVLWHGLAADRLARARGQVAVHTTQLLDHLGAMLRGL comes from the coding sequence ATGATCGCCGGCACGCATCCCATCCTGACGTGCGCCGCGGCGCGTGAGCTCGAGGCGAAGCTTTTCGGCGCGGACGAGGTCAAGGAATGGGCGGCGATGCAGCAAGCGGGCGCCGCGATTGCCGAAGCGGTGCTGCGGGATTTCGCGGAAATCGGTGGCTTTCCCCCTGACGGACGGATTCTCGTTCTCGCGGGCAAAGGGCACAATGGCGGTGACGCGCTGATCGCCTCGCGGCAGATCATCGAGCGTTTTCCTTCGGCGACGGTGGAGGTCGAGTTCGCCTTCGGTCAGCGGGCGCTGCGCCCGTTGGCGGCGCGCGCATGGCGCGAACTGTTGCAGACCGCGCCGGAGCGCGTGCGTGGGAGCGCGGCCGCCCTCGGCCGCTCTGCGGAGCTTCCGCCGTCGTTCGCGGCAGCCGACTACGATCTTTGTCTGGACGGCGTGTTTGGTTTCCAATTTCGGCCGCCCTGCGACCCGCGTACGGCTGCATTGCTCGAGCAGGTGAACGCGCTCCCGATCCCGCTGCGCGCGGCGGTCGATCTGCCGAGCGCCGGAATTTTCCGCGCGGATTTCACCTACGCCACGGGGTCGGTGAAGGCGCCCATCGTCGACGATCTCAACGCGGGCCGGATCCGTTATCTGGACCTCGGATTCTTCTCGCCTGTAGCCGGGGTCGTCGACCCCGGCCCGGCTATCCTGCGCGTGCTGACGCCGGCCATGTTGGCGCCGCTGGCGGCGTTGCGACCGGCACGCTGCGACAAGCGCAGCTATGGTCATCTCTTCGTCCTCGGTGGATCGCGCAGCTATCCGGGAGCAGTGATGATGGCGGTCGAGGCCGCGCTACGCAGCGGCGCCGGGCTCGTGACGGCGTTTGTGCCGGAGACGCTTGCTGCGGCGTTCGCGGCGCGGCTGCCGGAGGCGATCTGGGTTGGCTGGCCGGAAACGCCTGACGGCAGCCTCGCGCTGGAGGGGCTGCATCTTCTGCGTGAACGGCTGTCGCGCGCCGATGCGCTCGTGGTTGGCCCGGGCATCGGTCGCGAGGCTGAGACGCTGGCGCTGGTTGGGGAGATCGTCCGGCTCGGCGACAAGCCAGTATTGCTCGACGCCGACGCGCTGCAACCCGACATCGTGCGCGCGGCGAAATCGCCGCTCGTCGTGACCCCGCACGCGGGCGAATTCGCCCGGATCGCGCCGAACGCATCGTTGGAGGATTTCGTGCGAACCAGCCGGGCGACGGTGGTGCTGAAAGGACCGGTGACACGCATCGGCACGACTGACGGCGATGCGGCGGTGATCTACCATTCGTTCGCCGGCGGGCCGGTGTTGGCGCGCGGCGGCAGCGGCGATCTGCTGGCCGGGATGATTGGCGCGCAGCTGGCGCAGTCCCCGACCGATCCGGCGTTGGCCGCCGCGCGCGGCGTGCTCTGGCACGGATTGGCGGCGGACCGGCTCGCGCGCGCGCGAGGACAGGTCGCGGTGCACACGACGCAGCTGCTCGATCATCTCGGCGCGATGCTGCGGGGGCTGTAG
- the acpS gene encoding holo-ACP synthase, producing the protein MAISPNIQLPPGGVLIGLGADIIEIARIRSVLLRHGERFIDRILTEEERTYCEGMAHPHKHIAARFAAKEAVSKCFTTGIGAELGWKSISVYHGQRHEPLVRLDARAQALLAQVKAERVLLTLSHTDNYAMAVAALVGAATPA; encoded by the coding sequence ATGGCGATTTCCCCAAACATCCAACTTCCCCCGGGGGGCGTGCTGATCGGCCTGGGCGCCGACATCATCGAGATCGCGCGGATCCGGAGCGTGCTGTTGCGGCACGGGGAACGATTCATCGATCGCATCCTGACCGAAGAGGAGCGAACCTACTGCGAGGGCATGGCTCATCCGCACAAGCACATCGCCGCCCGCTTCGCGGCGAAGGAGGCAGTTTCGAAATGTTTCACCACCGGCATCGGCGCGGAGCTCGGCTGGAAATCCATCTCTGTTTACCATGGCCAGCGGCATGAGCCGCTGGTGCGGCTCGACGCGCGGGCGCAGGCGCTGCTGGCTCAGGTGAAAGCCGAGCGCGTGCTGCTCACGCTTTCCCACACCGACAACTACGCGATGGCCGTCGCCGCTTTGGTCGGCGCAGCCACGCCTGCCTGA
- a CDS encoding pyridoxine 5'-phosphate synthase: MILLGVNIDHCATLRQARYRQAEATAGGPIEPDPVTLALAAERAGADGITVHLREDRRHIQERDVWRLRESIATRLNFEMACTPAMTQLALKLKPESVCLVPENRQEITTEGGLDVTAQRDRVRACVEAMNAAGIQASLFIDPDEQQIELAAQLHAPCVELHTGAYASSYPQPTSRTKEFQRLRMGAARAHELGLIVNAGHGINYVNIAEVRTLPHLHELNIGHSIISRALFTGIDEAVREMKVRMNP, translated from the coding sequence ATGATCCTCCTCGGCGTCAACATCGACCATTGCGCGACTCTGCGTCAGGCCCGCTACCGGCAGGCGGAGGCGACCGCCGGCGGGCCGATCGAGCCGGATCCGGTGACCCTCGCCCTCGCGGCCGAACGTGCCGGCGCCGATGGGATTACGGTCCATCTGCGCGAGGATCGGCGGCACATCCAGGAGCGGGATGTGTGGCGGCTGCGCGAGTCGATCGCGACGCGGTTGAACTTCGAAATGGCATGCACGCCGGCGATGACACAATTGGCGCTGAAGCTGAAGCCGGAGTCCGTGTGCCTCGTGCCGGAAAACCGGCAGGAGATCACCACCGAGGGCGGACTCGACGTGACCGCGCAGCGCGACCGCGTGCGGGCGTGCGTGGAGGCCATGAACGCGGCGGGAATCCAGGCCAGCCTGTTCATCGATCCCGACGAGCAGCAGATCGAACTCGCGGCTCAACTGCATGCGCCGTGCGTGGAACTGCACACGGGCGCTTACGCTTCGAGCTATCCTCAGCCCACCAGCCGCACGAAGGAATTTCAACGCCTGCGGATGGGCGCGGCGCGGGCGCACGAGCTCGGCCTGATCGTGAACGCGGGTCACGGGATCAATTACGTGAACATCGCCGAGGTGCGCACGCTGCCGCACCTCCACGAGCTGAATATCGGCCACAGCATCATCAGCCGGGCGTTGTTCACCGGGATTGACGAGGCGGTGCGGGAGATGAAAGTTCGGATGAATCCTTGA
- a CDS encoding VC0807 family protein: protein MTSAPAKKESLLFNLLFSVVLPALVLSKLSTPERLGPVFGLVVALAFPIGYGVLDYVRRRQANFITLIGFFSTLLTGGLGLVQANLFWFAIKEAAVPTVIGIAVLVSLKTKRPLVHTFLYNDQVIDVARVDAALALKGTRPAFERLLVTSSYLLAFSFLVSAVLNYALARYLLKSPPGTPEFNEQLSRMLWLSWPVIVVPSTAVTVIALWRLLGGLHRLTGLSFEEIFHAQGKK, encoded by the coding sequence GTGACCTCAGCTCCCGCCAAAAAAGAAAGCCTGCTGTTCAACCTGCTCTTCAGCGTCGTGCTGCCGGCGCTCGTCTTGTCGAAGCTCAGTACGCCGGAGCGGCTCGGCCCGGTCTTCGGACTGGTGGTGGCACTCGCGTTTCCAATCGGTTACGGAGTGCTCGACTACGTGCGTCGGCGGCAGGCGAACTTCATCACGTTGATCGGCTTCTTCAGCACGCTGCTCACCGGCGGGCTCGGCCTGGTGCAGGCGAACCTGTTCTGGTTCGCGATCAAGGAAGCGGCCGTGCCGACCGTGATCGGCATCGCGGTGCTGGTTTCGCTGAAGACGAAGCGCCCGCTCGTGCACACCTTCCTCTACAACGATCAGGTGATCGACGTCGCGCGCGTCGATGCCGCGCTGGCGTTGAAGGGCACGCGGCCCGCATTCGAGCGGTTGCTCGTGACGTCGAGCTACCTGCTCGCGTTTTCCTTTCTCGTCAGCGCGGTGCTCAACTATGCGCTCGCGCGCTACCTGCTCAAGAGTCCGCCCGGCACGCCGGAATTCAACGAGCAGCTCAGCCGGATGCTCTGGCTCAGCTGGCCGGTGATCGTCGTGCCGAGCACCGCGGTGACGGTGATCGCGTTGTGGCGGCTCCTCGGCGGCCTGCACCGGCTCACGGGGCTCAGCTTCGAGGAGATTTTCCACGCGCAGGGGAAGAAGTAA
- a CDS encoding citrate synthase, with amino-acid sequence MPNPPPATLRLKDKEYTLPVIVGTEDECGIDISKLRAEAGAITFDDGFGNTGACASAITFIDGEAGILRYRGYPIEQLAAHSSFVETAYLVINGELPTIEQRRDFGRLLTQNAPLREGLLRFIQNFPRDSHPMAVLSATMNALGAYYPHLASNNHQRDLTHFDEAAAIAISKVRTIAAHTFRVNRGQPFNYPRPNFGYCENFLHLMFSEPYNEYIPTAEVASALNLFLLLHADHEQNCSTSTVRMVASAGANLFASISAGVNALWGPLHGGANMAVIEMLQQIHDSGDDGTKFLESAKAGKGARLMGFGHRVYKHYDPRAKIIKESFYKALASLGIKNDPLLDIAMKLESVALSDDYFVSRKLYPNVDFYSGLIMRAIGIPLNMFTVMFAIGRMPGWIAQWREVAQTPKLKIHRPRQIYVGQTQRDYLPMEQRGRKQA; translated from the coding sequence ATGCCCAATCCCCCCCCCGCCACTCTCCGACTGAAGGACAAGGAATACACGCTGCCGGTCATTGTCGGCACTGAAGACGAGTGCGGCATCGACATCTCGAAGCTGCGCGCCGAGGCGGGGGCGATCACGTTCGACGACGGCTTCGGCAACACCGGTGCGTGCGCCAGCGCGATCACGTTCATCGATGGCGAGGCGGGCATCCTCCGCTATCGCGGCTATCCCATCGAGCAGCTCGCGGCGCATTCCTCCTTCGTGGAGACGGCGTATCTGGTGATCAACGGCGAGCTGCCCACGATCGAGCAACGTCGTGATTTTGGCCGATTGCTCACACAGAACGCGCCGCTGCGCGAAGGACTGCTGCGTTTCATCCAGAATTTCCCGCGCGACTCGCATCCGATGGCGGTGCTGTCGGCGACGATGAATGCGCTCGGCGCCTACTACCCGCACCTCGCGAGCAACAATCATCAGCGCGACCTCACGCATTTCGATGAGGCGGCGGCGATCGCAATCTCCAAGGTGCGCACGATCGCGGCGCACACGTTCCGCGTAAACCGCGGCCAGCCGTTCAACTATCCCCGCCCGAATTTCGGCTACTGCGAGAACTTCCTGCACCTGATGTTCTCGGAGCCGTATAACGAATACATTCCGACCGCGGAGGTGGCCTCGGCGCTGAATCTCTTCCTGCTGCTCCACGCCGACCACGAGCAGAACTGCTCGACCTCGACGGTGCGCATGGTGGCGTCGGCCGGCGCCAATCTGTTCGCCTCGATCTCCGCGGGGGTGAACGCGCTCTGGGGTCCGCTGCATGGCGGTGCGAACATGGCCGTGATCGAGATGCTCCAGCAGATCCACGACTCCGGCGACGACGGCACCAAATTCCTGGAATCCGCCAAGGCCGGCAAGGGCGCGCGGCTGATGGGCTTCGGCCACCGCGTCTACAAGCACTACGACCCACGCGCGAAGATCATCAAGGAAAGCTTCTACAAGGCGCTCGCTTCGCTCGGCATCAAGAACGACCCGCTGCTCGACATCGCGATGAAGCTCGAGAGCGTGGCGCTGAGCGATGACTACTTCGTCTCGCGCAAACTCTATCCGAACGTCGATTTCTACTCGGGCCTGATCATGCGGGCGATCGGCATTCCGCTGAACATGTTCACGGTGATGTTCGCGATCGGACGCATGCCGGGGTGGATCGCGCAGTGGCGCGAAGTGGCACAAACCCCGAAGCTCAAGATTCATCGTCCCCGCCAAATCTACGTCGGGCAGACGCAACGCGATTACCTGCCCATGGAGCAGCGCGGCCGGAAGCAAGCCTGA
- the hisH gene encoding imidazole glycerol phosphate synthase subunit HisH produces MNSELQTPNSEPRRTRVAVIDTGICNLRSVTKALEAVGAEPRVVRTPDEAGKAGAAGLVLPGVGALRDCVASLRQSGLDATVREWIERDRPFLGVCLGMQALFTRSEEGGVRGLDVFPGEVVRFRLPAPWKVPHMGWNTVRFAQPNSPLANGLTREGEAFYFVHSFHCVPQDRGLVLAECDYGGAFTAAIGRGRCFATQFHPEKSQAKGLQIYGNFVQVAGRT; encoded by the coding sequence GTGAACTCCGAACTCCAAACTCCGAACTCCGAACCGCGACGCACGCGCGTCGCCGTGATCGACACCGGCATCTGCAATCTCCGCAGCGTCACGAAGGCGTTGGAGGCGGTGGGCGCAGAGCCACGCGTGGTGCGCACGCCGGACGAGGCGGGGAAGGCGGGCGCGGCGGGGCTCGTGCTGCCCGGAGTGGGCGCGCTCCGCGATTGCGTGGCCTCGCTGCGGCAGAGCGGGCTCGACGCCACGGTGCGCGAGTGGATCGAGCGCGACCGGCCGTTCCTCGGCGTGTGCCTGGGAATGCAGGCGCTGTTCACCCGGTCGGAGGAGGGTGGCGTGCGCGGGTTGGATGTTTTCCCCGGCGAGGTGGTGCGGTTTCGGCTGCCGGCCCCTTGGAAGGTGCCGCACATGGGCTGGAATACGGTGCGCTTCGCGCAACCGAACTCGCCGCTGGCGAATGGGCTGACGCGCGAGGGCGAGGCGTTCTATTTCGTGCACAGTTTCCATTGCGTGCCGCAGGACCGCGGTCTGGTGCTGGCGGAATGTGACTACGGCGGGGCATTCACCGCGGCGATCGGTCGCGGCCGCTGCTTCGCGACCCAATTTCACCCGGAAAAGAGCCAGGCGAAGGGGCTCCAGATCTACGGAAACTTCGTGCAGGTGGCGGGCCGAACCTGA
- the hisB gene encoding imidazoleglycerol-phosphate dehydratase HisB — MAKIVNKPKSGSRVATVARKTAETDITLTLAIDGRGAAKIDTGVPFFDHMLTLFAKHGLFDLTVNAKGDTAVDYHHTVEDVGLVLGQAFKEALGEKIGIKRYGFFILPMDESLARVVVDVGGRPHLVYQAEAPTMFVRDFNILLVKEFCRAFSNALGANLHVQLVYGEEPHHVAEAIFKCFARALDSATQIESRAADQLPSTKGQL; from the coding sequence ATGGCAAAAATCGTAAACAAGCCCAAGTCCGGGTCGCGCGTAGCCACGGTGGCGCGCAAGACGGCTGAGACCGACATCACGCTGACGCTCGCCATCGACGGCCGGGGCGCGGCGAAGATCGACACCGGCGTGCCGTTTTTCGACCACATGCTGACGCTGTTTGCGAAGCACGGCTTGTTCGATCTGACGGTGAACGCGAAAGGCGATACGGCTGTCGATTATCACCACACGGTCGAGGATGTCGGCTTGGTGCTGGGCCAGGCCTTCAAGGAGGCGCTCGGCGAGAAGATCGGCATCAAGCGCTACGGCTTTTTCATTCTGCCGATGGATGAGTCGCTCGCCCGCGTCGTGGTCGACGTCGGCGGCCGGCCGCACCTGGTCTATCAGGCCGAGGCGCCGACGATGTTCGTGCGCGACTTCAACATCCTGCTCGTAAAGGAATTTTGCCGCGCGTTCAGCAACGCGCTCGGCGCCAACCTGCACGTGCAGCTCGTCTACGGCGAGGAACCGCATCACGTGGCCGAGGCGATTTTCAAGTGCTTCGCGCGCGCCTTGGATAGCGCGACGCAGATCGAGTCGCGGGCGGCCGACCAGCTGCCCTCGACAAAAGGCCAGCTGTAG
- the hisC gene encoding histidinol-phosphate transaminase, whose translation MARLHAYTPGLQPTESGWVKLNTNECPYAPSPQVTEALHRDIGEDGAALRLYPNPKSDPLRAVIAKMHGLPRESVMVGNGSDDVLNLIVRAFCDDAAAAGFTVPSYSLYPVLVEIQNGRSVAVEFDRSMQLPIERVAASTARAFILTSPNAPTGVGFTNAQLELILQRFRGLLVIDEAYAPFAEENAVSLVARYPNAMVVRTLSKAYALAGIRVGYALAHPEVIDVLDRVRDSYNVSRLSQTAAIAALSDPAYYATVVAKIKATRDASIHDFERRGWFTYRSQANFIFTEPRNARGESGPAVAKAAYDYLYSHRVLVRYFPSHALTASFLRISVGTDDEMLVLHDTLDAWQKS comes from the coding sequence GTGGCCAGGCTCCACGCCTACACGCCGGGTCTTCAACCCACCGAATCCGGCTGGGTGAAGCTCAACACCAACGAGTGTCCCTACGCTCCGAGCCCGCAGGTGACCGAGGCCCTGCATCGCGACATCGGCGAGGACGGCGCAGCGCTGCGACTCTATCCGAATCCGAAGAGCGATCCGCTCCGCGCCGTGATCGCGAAGATGCACGGACTGCCGCGCGAAAGCGTCATGGTCGGCAACGGCTCCGACGACGTGCTCAATCTAATCGTGCGCGCGTTTTGCGACGACGCCGCGGCCGCGGGTTTTACGGTGCCGAGCTACTCGCTTTATCCGGTGCTGGTGGAAATCCAGAACGGCCGGAGCGTGGCGGTGGAGTTCGACCGCTCCATGCAGTTGCCCATCGAGCGCGTCGCTGCTTCCACCGCGCGCGCCTTCATCCTGACCTCGCCGAATGCCCCGACCGGCGTTGGTTTCACGAATGCGCAGCTCGAGCTGATCCTGCAGCGCTTCCGGGGATTGCTGGTCATCGACGAAGCGTATGCGCCGTTTGCCGAGGAGAACGCGGTATCGCTGGTCGCACGTTATCCCAACGCGATGGTCGTCCGCACCCTCTCGAAAGCCTACGCCTTGGCCGGCATTCGCGTGGGCTACGCGCTGGCGCACCCGGAGGTCATCGACGTGCTCGATCGCGTGCGCGACAGCTACAACGTCAGCCGGCTCTCCCAAACCGCTGCGATCGCGGCGCTGAGTGATCCGGCCTACTACGCGACGGTCGTGGCGAAGATCAAGGCCACCCGCGACGCGTCGATCCACGACTTCGAGCGACGCGGCTGGTTCACCTATCGTTCCCAGGCGAACTTCATCTTCACGGAACCGCGGAACGCCCGCGGCGAGAGCGGTCCGGCCGTCGCGAAGGCGGCCTACGATTACCTTTACTCGCACCGGGTGCTAGTCCGCTACTTCCCGAGCCACGCCTTGACCGCGTCCTTCCTGCGCATCAGCGTCGGCACGGACGACGAAATGCTTGTCCTCCACGACACTCTCGACGCATGGCAAAAATCGTAA
- the hisD gene encoding histidinol dehydrogenase codes for MRILHHASKTFDADVADFCRTTMVPREITESVAAILADVRERGDEAVVYYAAKFDGAKLRARDLRVKPSDLTVAAKRLPAAERRALVAARDSIMDYNRRGLPRGWTAKNPHGAMVGEKFDPLRRVGLYVPGGQVPLVSTVLMTVTLAKIAQCPQVVVFTPCNAEGKIADGLLAALHLLGVDEVYRVGGVQAIGAMAFGTTTIPPVDKIFGPGNAYTCEAMRQVFGIVGVNGLPGPSELMVIADDTARADYAAADLLAQAEHGSGREKVYLVATSSRVITEIVNEMNGQLQTLTRSEKTQRVLEQGFLAIEVGSMQQAAAVANYVAPEHLELLVSEAAVKQLTKAVTTAGAIMIGNETPTALGDFTAGPSHVLPTGRAGRFFSGMRVSDFLRRTSLVRYDRKSVRKGAPVVAAFAAMERLDAHGRSVKIRTL; via the coding sequence ATGCGTATCCTGCATCACGCTTCCAAAACCTTCGACGCCGACGTGGCCGACTTCTGCCGGACGACCATGGTCCCGCGCGAAATCACCGAATCGGTCGCAGCCATTCTCGCAGATGTGCGCGAGCGGGGAGACGAAGCGGTCGTCTACTACGCGGCGAAATTCGACGGCGCCAAGCTTCGCGCCCGCGATCTGCGGGTGAAGCCGTCGGATCTCACCGTGGCGGCCAAGCGGCTGCCGGCGGCCGAGCGGCGGGCGTTGGTCGCGGCGCGGGACAGCATCATGGACTACAACCGCCGCGGCCTGCCCCGAGGCTGGACGGCGAAAAATCCGCACGGCGCGATGGTCGGCGAAAAGTTCGATCCGCTGCGTCGTGTCGGGCTTTATGTCCCGGGTGGACAAGTGCCGCTGGTTTCGACCGTGCTGATGACCGTGACGCTCGCGAAGATCGCGCAGTGCCCACAGGTCGTGGTGTTCACGCCCTGCAACGCCGAGGGCAAGATCGCCGACGGGCTGCTGGCGGCGCTGCATCTGCTCGGCGTCGACGAAGTCTACCGCGTCGGCGGCGTGCAGGCGATCGGGGCGATGGCGTTCGGCACGACGACGATCCCGCCCGTCGACAAGATTTTTGGACCGGGTAACGCCTACACCTGCGAGGCGATGCGGCAGGTGTTTGGAATCGTCGGCGTCAACGGCCTGCCGGGGCCCAGCGAGTTGATGGTGATCGCCGATGACACCGCGCGCGCAGACTACGCCGCGGCCGACCTGCTGGCGCAGGCCGAACACGGCTCGGGACGGGAGAAGGTCTACCTGGTTGCCACGTCCTCGCGCGTGATCACCGAGATCGTCAACGAAATGAATGGTCAGCTGCAGACGTTGACCCGTTCGGAGAAAACGCAGCGGGTGCTCGAGCAGGGCTTTCTCGCGATCGAGGTCGGCTCGATGCAACAGGCGGCGGCGGTCGCGAACTACGTCGCGCCCGAGCACCTCGAGTTGCTGGTCAGCGAAGCGGCGGTGAAGCAGCTGACGAAAGCGGTGACCACCGCGGGCGCGATCATGATCGGCAACGAAACGCCGACGGCGCTCGGCGATTTTACCGCCGGCCCGAGTCACGTGTTGCCCACCGGACGCGCAGGACGGTTCTTCAGCGGGATGCGCGTGTCCGATTTCCTGCGGCGGACCAGTCTCGTGCGCTACGATCGCAAGAGCGTCCGCAAGGGCGCGCCGGTGGTGGCGGCTTTCGCCGCCATGGAGCGGCTCGATGCGCACGGCCGTTCGGTGAAGATCCGCACGCTGTAG